The window ATATTTTTACGAAGTTCGTTATCATTGTAATGTTGTTTTAAATTGTACAATTCATAAAAATCTTCTAAGTATTTGGGTTCCCATTTGTGTAATTTGTAAGGAACCCAATCTGAAAATTTGGTATAAGGGCCATTTTTTTCATATTCATAATTGTAATCGATGTCTGTTTCCCAAGCACCGAGAGAAACCGAAAACAAGGATCCCAAAAATAATAAACTATAGAGAATTCCTTGTTTCATCCCTTAGAGTATCGGTGGATTTTCCGAATTCCATAAGGCGGAAGTTGGTCATACCAAGGGTTGAAGAGGGCCTATCCATTGGTAACCCACACCCCTTACATTTCGGATGGATCCTTCCCCCAGGGCATCTCGCAGGCGCACAATGGCATTGTCGATGGTCCGTTCCGTTGGGAAACTGTCTTCCCCTACGATAAAATCCAAAATTTCCGAGCGGCTAAATACTTTTGCGGGATCTGTGAGGAGGAGGGCAAGTAGGGAACAATCTCGTTTGGAGAGAAGGGTGCTCGTTCCATCCTCGTTTTTAATCAGAAAGGAGTCCAAATGGATTTCTTTTGTATCCATTTTCCATTTTTGGCCATAATGCGGGCGGGTGAGGGAGATCACACGTTCCAAACGAATCAGGAATTCTTTTAAGTGAAAGGGTTTGGGAATGAATTCAGCAGCACCTAACTCAAAGCCGCGGAGTCGTTCCTGTGCCCCTGCTTGGGCTGTGAGGAATAAAAAAGGAAGGTCCTTTTCCTTTTTGACAATCATTTCCGCTAAATCAAATCCATTCCCATCAGGTAACCGTAAGTCGAGAACGACCAAATCAAAGGCATTTGGTCGGTAGAGGTTTTCAGCCTCGGAAATTGTTTTGGCCCACTCTACACGGTATTTGTCTTGTTCCAAACGTTCTTTTAAGGTTTCCCCGAGGCCCTCATCATCTTCTACGAGTAAAATTCTTGGTTTCATGTGACCTCGTTCAAACTCAGTTTGACTTGAAATCCGTACGAACTGTTCGGAAATTCTAATTTCCCTTTCATCTTTTCCATCAATTTTTTCACAATATAAAGTCCAATTCCGCTCCCACTGGTCTTTGAATGGCGTAAGAAAGGTAAGGTTAAGTGTTTTTTGTTACCTTGAAACCCGGACCCATTGTCTTCGAGTAAAAAACAAATTTGGTTTTTTACCTGGAAGATGGAAAGTTTGATTTGGTTTGCTTTTCCATGTCGTTTCGCATTGTCTGTTAAATTCTTTAACATCGCAAAAAATGCTTTTCTGTCGAGGTGTACTTTTTTTTGTAATGGGATCGAAACATCCCAAATCAGGTCTGGCTCATGATGGGAATAGGATTCCTTTAATTCTTGTAAACTTAGA of the Leptospira biflexa serovar Patoc strain 'Patoc 1 (Paris)' genome contains:
- a CDS encoding response regulator transcription factor codes for the protein MKPRILLVEDDEGLGETLKERLEQDKYRVEWAKTISEAENLYRPNAFDLVVLDLRLPDGNGFDLAEMIVKKEKDLPFLFLTAQAGAQERLRGFELGAAEFIPKPFHLKEFLIRLERVISLTRPHYGQKWKMDTKEIHLDSFLIKNEDGTSTLLSKRDCSLLALLLTDPAKVFSRSEILDFIVGEDSFPTERTIDNAIVRLRDALGEGSIRNVRGVGYQWIGPLQPLV